In Glycine max cultivar Williams 82 chromosome 10, Glycine_max_v4.0, whole genome shotgun sequence, the DNA window ATTTGGATGAATATTGAATAAAGTTGACAAGCACATTAAAGCTGCAATACATGCAAAAAAACAGCTAAAATCGTGTGAGGTCAATGTACCGGGTGATATCCTCCTCTTCTGGTCACCTCCAAGTAAAACAGGTACAAGTCCAGCAATGTTTCTCTGACATTGAAACTGCCAAGCAGAATTGGAAAATAGAGCATTATTCATAACTTTCATGTTCACAACATCACCTTTACTGGAAGTTatctattatataatataacacAAGAATTTTGGATTGAATTAACCAACGCAAACGACCCATGTacttaaaaataagagaaaggaCAACTGTAAGACAAAACATTTAATAACGTATTATGTATACTTTGTTTGAgactaattataaaataatgtggTGATTGTTTGTTCGTGTGAACAATCATGAAAAGTCAGAAGTCAAAACTGGTCAAACAGGAAGCTCGAAGACAAAAAAGACTCGACTTTTCCTTGCATGCAAATTATGAGCAACCAAACAGAACAACTAGAAAGTAATTAGAGAGTATTTCAGCACCCCATCATCAcgttaaggataaaaaaaaacaagagctAGCTAGCTAGCAAGCATGTTGTTGCGTGATAAAGAAAACTCACATGAGACTCAGTCCAGAAGACTCCAACAACTCGGCGAGTTTCAAGTAGAAACTCTCAGGAGTCATCATCACCGAGAGAACTGTTGATGTGTAAACAGAAGTTAGTGgtagtatttaataaatagaaGTTATGTGGAGTGGTTATGTGGAGTAGTTTTACATATATTGTAACTGCAGTAGTTTAATTTGAAGATTAAGAAAAAGAGCATTCTCTCTGAAAACTTGTATTccattgttttcttttaacaattggtatcagagctccatTGTAGAGGCTTGATATTGAGTGCATGTGAGGAAAACAGTAAGCGTGTGAGGAAAACAGTGAGTGTGAGTCAAGAAAAAAAttgcagtttttttttctttcaagtaGAAGTTAAGAAGAATGACACAAGGTGGGAGTAGCAGTTTTGTGCAGCCTGCAATTCCAAGGTTTGATGGTCAGTATGATCATTGGGCAATGTTGATGGAGAATTTTCTGTGCTCCAAAGAATATTGGGATCTCATTGAGAATGAGATATTGATGGTGGCACATGGAATAGAGCCTACGGAGGCACAATTCAAATTGATCAAGGAGCAAAAGTTGAAAGACTTAAAGGTAAAGAATTATCTTTTCTAGACAATAGATCGTGAAGTCCTTGAAACAATCCTCAAGAGGGACACGACAAAAAATATATGGGATTCAATGAAGCAAAAATTTCAAGGTTCAACCAGGGTCAAAAGGGCTCAACTACAAAGCTTTACGCAAAGATTTTGAGATTCTTCAAATGAAGGAAGGAGAGACAATGAATGCATATTTTTCTCGTACTCTAACCATAGCCAACAAAATGAAGGCTCATGGTGAAAGTATGAGTGAAACAATCATTACTGCAAAGATTTTGAGATCAATGGTCTCTAAATTTGATTATGTGGTATGCTTAATTCAAGAATCCAACAAGTTAGACATGATGAGTATTGATGAGTTGCAAAGTAGTCTTCTTGTTCATGAGCAGAGGATGAGAAGTCGTGGAGAAGAAGAGCAAGTTCTGAAGATCTCCCACGAAGACAAAGCAGGTAAAGGTAGAGCTAATGGTTCATCCAGAGAAGGTCGAGGCAGAAGAAGGGGAAGACAATCATTCAATAAAGCTGCTATTGAATGTTTCAAATGTCACAAGTTAGGACACTATCAATATGAATGTCCTGATTGGGAGAAAAATGCCAATTATGTTgaattagaaaaggaaaaaaatgaagaattgtTATTAATGTCTTATGTTGAACTGGAGCAAGACAAAATGGAAGAAGTGTGGTTCCTTGACTCTGGTTACAGTAATCATATGACTGGAAACAAGGAGTGGTTCTCAGAACTGGATGAAAGCTTTAGCCAAACTGTAAAACTTGGCAATAACACCAGAATGGTTGTTGTGGGAAAATGTATCATTCGTATGCAAGTGAATGGATTTACTCAGGCAATTTCTGGTGTCTATTATGTTCCTGAACTTAAGAGTAATCTATTGAGCATAGGGCAACTTCAAGAAAAAGGCTTGACTATTTTGATTCAACATGGGAAGTGTAGGGTATATCATTCTGCGAAAGGATTAATTATGCAGACAGATATTAGTGgaaataaaatgttttctttGTTGGCTACCATGATACCAAAAGCTTCTTCATGTTTCCAAATTGTATCAGAAAATGAATCTCATCTTTGGCATTGTCGGTTTGGTCACTTAGACTATAGCGGATTGAGGACACTTTTTGATAAGAAGATGGTAAATGGGTTGCCTTCGGTCAAGATTCCAAAAAAGATATGCATAGAATGTTTAACTGGAAAGCAACACAAAGACTTTATGCCTAAGAAGAGTTTATGGAGAGCATCAAACAAGCTATAACTTGTGCATGCAGACATATGCGGGCCTATTAAACCAAAATCAAACAGCAACAAGAGGTACATCCTaagttttattgatgatttcaCTCGTAAAACTTGGATTTATTTCTTACATGAAAAATCAAAAGTTTTTTCCatgtttagaaattttaaagcttgtgtTAAAAGGAGATTGGTGCATATATTGCTTCTTTGAGAATAGATAGAGGTGGTGAATTTACCTCAAATAAGTTTGTAGAATTTTGCACAAATCAAGGCATTAGTAGACAATTGATTGCCGCCTATACTCCTCAACAAAACAGAGTTgcagagaggaaaaatagaacaaTAATGAACATGGTGCGTTCTATGTTAATTGAGAAGTTGGTTCCTAAAATGTTTTGGCCCGAAGCTGTAAAATGGAGTGTGCATATCCTCAATAGATGTCCTACTGTGGCTGTGTAGAACAAAACCCCAAAAGAAGCATGGAGCGATGTGAAGCCAATGGTTGATTACTTTCGAGTTTTTGGGTGTGTAGCTCATGCACATGTCCCAGACCAAAAAAGAAgcaaattagattaaaaaagcAAGAAGTGTGTTTTCTTGGGAGTAAGTGATGAATCAAAGGCATACAGATTATATGATCCAGTTTgcaaaaaaatcatcattagcAAGGATGTGATTTTTCAAGAAGATGAATGCTGGAATTGGAGCAAAAGCAATGAAGAATGCAAATCAGATGCTTTAAAGTGgaacgatgatgatgatgagaatAACATGGAAGAgggaatataaaataataaagaagaaaGTAACATTGAAAGAGAAGGTAGTGATGTTGATACAAGAAACTCAAGTGAAATTGGTGTTTCTTCTAGTGAATCAACTGAAACTGATTCACCAATTCTGAATGAAGGGAGGGTAAGAGGACCACCATCTTGAGCAATAGATTATGTAACAGGTGAAGGTTTGCCAGATGAAGATGGTCTAAATGCTATGATAATGCTCACTGAAGATgacccacttacatttgaacAAGTTGTCAAGAGTAAGAAGTGGAGGGATGCAATGATGGCAGAGATTGAGTCAATAGAAAAGAACAAGACTTGGGAGCTAACTATTCTACCAAAAGGGGTGAAGCCAATTGGAGTTAAGTGGGTTTTCAAGACCAAACTTAATGAGAAAGGAGAGGTAGACAAGTACAAAGCAAGGCTAGTGGCGAAGGGGTATGCACAACAGTATGGAGTTGTTATACTGAAGTTTTTGCTCCAGTTTCCAGACTTGACACCATTCGATTAATACTTGCTTTGGcagcacaaaacaaatgggatGTTTTTCAGCTAGATGTAAAGAGTGCATTTCTTCACGGTGAACTCAATGAAGAAATCTTTGTGCAACAACCATTGGGATATGAGAAGAAAGGTGAAGAAGGAAAAGTTTACAAGCTAAGAAAGGCATTATACGACTTGAAGCAAGCACCAAGGGCATGGTATAGCAAGATAGAGGCTTACTTTGTTCGAGAAGGCTTTGAAAGGTGTTTATGTGAACACACACTGTTCACAAAGTCGAAGGAAGTaggtaaaattttaataataagtctttatgttgatgatttaATATATACTGGAAATGATAAAAGTATGTATGATGATTTTAAGGATTCCATGATGTTGGAATTTGACATGACTGATTTGGGGAGGATGAGATACTTTCTCGGAACTGAAGTAGTATAAAGTTTAGATGGGATTTTTGTGTGTCAAAGAAAGTATGCTCATGAAATTTTAGGAAGGTTTGGAATGGATAAAAGCAATTCAGTGAAGAATCCTATTGTTCCAGGCACGAAATTGTCAAAGGATGAAGTTGGAACCAAAGTTGATGAAACTTTGTTCAAACAGGTAGTTGGCAATCTGATGTACTTGACTGCAACTCGACCTGATTTGATGTATGGAGTGAGTCTTATTAGTAGATTCATGTCTTGCCCAACTGAATCTCATTGGCTTGCAGCAAAAAGAATATTAAGGTATTTGAAAGGTACAACTGAGCTTGGAATTTTCTACAAAAAAGGTGGTTGCACAAATTTGGTGGCTTACACCAACAATGATTTTGTTGGTGATTTGGATGATCGCAGGAGCACTTCTGGCTTTGCATTCTTACTTGGTTCTGGAGCAGTTTCATAGTCTTCTAAAAAACAGCCTGTAGTGGCATTGTCTACTACTGAGGCTGAGTACATAGCTGCTGCGTTTTGTGCCTGTGAGTGTGTTTGGCTGAGAAGAGTTTTAGAGAAACTTGGTCATAAGGAGGAAAATAGTACTTTGATTCAATGTGGCAATAATTCTACTATACAACTATCAAAGAATTCTGTTTTTCATGGCAAAAGCAAACATATTGATATAAGGTTTGATTTTCTTAGAGATTTGACCAGAGACAAAATTGTGGAGTTGAGTTACTGTAATTCTCAAGAACATGTTGCAGACATGATGACAAAGCCTCTCAAGTTAGAACAATTCTTGAAATTACGGAATATGCTGGAAATGGTTGATGCGTCGGTGATAAActaaatgtttgtttttctttttcatatagtTCAAGGGAGGAAGTTAGTGGTAATTTCTTGTAAATAGAAGTTAGTGGTAATTTCTTGTAAATAGAAGTTAGTGGTAGTTTCTTGTAAATAGAAGTTATGTGGAGTAGTTATATGGAGTAGTTATGTAGAGTAGTTTTACATATATTGTAACTGCAGTAGTATACATATTGTAACTGTAGTATTTTAATGTgaagattaagaaaaagaacATTCTCTCTGAAAACTTGTATGTCATTGTTCTCTTTTAACTAGAACATTGTTCTACATGGGACTCGCCAGCACTTGCATTGGTGATGGAGACATTAACAAGGTTCATGAGTTGGGTCTCCGATGGCGATGGAAGTATCATCTTCCTCTCCTCTTTGGTCTCCATGTTTGAGGAAAGGACATAGAGACCTTATGCCTTTAATGTGCGAACATTTGCGATAGCTGCACAGTGCACACAAGTACGTGACGTTCCTTGTCTTGTTTGgtcgataatttttttaaaataaaattagtgtcTCGTTTTAAGTAGGGGTGTGAAAAAGACTATTTAGAATAAAATCAGGTTTCTACGTcggttttaatttaattgattttttacttgaattagttttaaaaaagtatattatttaataaaattaatttggttaACTAAGTTGTTTTTACAAAATGATGAACTTATTTTCAacgagataaaaatatatttttaaaataatctaaaaatcaGTTTAAAATTGGTTTCAATTCTTAGAatctatttaaaattagttcaaaatcaattttctaaaattagtCTGATTGTGAATCAATTT includes these proteins:
- the LOC121172974 gene encoding secreted RxLR effector protein 161-like; this translates as MDKSNSVKNPIVPGTKLSKDEVGTKVDETLFKQVVGNLMYLTATRPDLMYGVSLISRFMSCPTESHWLAAKRILRYLKGTTELGIFYKKGGCTNLVAYTNNDFVGDLDDRRSTSGFAFLLGSGAVS